The proteins below are encoded in one region of Streptomyces roseirectus:
- the lysX gene encoding bifunctional lysylphosphatidylglycerol synthetase/lysine--tRNA ligase LysX, whose translation MSAAAAETAPARQADPPGHLRHLTRVPEAFGAFFGAIGALCVILAFVPPLRRLLRPAVDVLDAQLIPVSANLAYAVFLFLLAGATAARKKVAWWLVVVYLGLLAVGDGLGIAFGDYVESLPSLVICGLALVVLILARREFYAASRHGAVRRAVLVLLVGLGLAILAGWGLVEVFHGTLPRGQRLAWAADRVLGGLVSGGSFDGRPPRALFFLLGLFGALALLNAAATLFRSQRMEAALHGDEEARIRALLKRYGGQDSLGYFATRRDKAVVFSPSGKAAVTYRVEAAVCLASGDPVGDREAWPHAIAAWLETARRHGWTPAVMGASEDGATAFARAGLGALQLGDEAILDIPSFDLGGRDMRVTRQAVNRVRRTGATCRVRRHSTLTAEEMDEVVDRADAWRDTETERGFSMALDRLGDPADGDCLLVETVAADGRLLALLSFVPWGPDGISLDLMRRDRTAPNGVMEFMVAEVCAAAPKLGIRRISLNFAVFRSVFEEGARIGAGPVLRLWRRLLLFFSKWWQLEALYRSNAKYRPAWFPRFLCYGDTGALARVGLASGIAEGFVVVPSLRRHRLKHAVRPASSTGDLPPLEELTEPAEPRAKGPSDQVRVRQEHLKRLYDAGTDPYPVGVPAPTHALADVRDGDEVTVAGRVLRVRDFGGIVFVTLRDWSGDHQLALTDARRFRADVDLGDLVTVSGSAGRSDKGEPTVFVDDWQLTGKCLRPLPDKRRGLTDPEAKVRLRALDLVTSPTARDTVRARSAAVQALRQGLLDRGYLEVETPMLQQIHGGANARPFTTHINAYDLDLYLRIAPELYLKRLCVGGLEKVFEMGRTFRNEGVSPKHNPEFTMLEAYQAYADYDVMLDLTRELIQGAARAAFGTPLVRKGGQEYDISGPWPVKTVYGAISEALGEEVSADTGLPALRRLCDKAAVPYGDGDGRGDVVLEMYERLVEERTQLPTFYKDFPTDVSPLTRQHRADPRVAERWDLVAFGTELGTAYSELTDPVEQRRRLTEQSLKAAGGDPEAMELDEEFLEALAYAMPPTGGLGIGVDRLVMFLTGLTIRETLPFPLVRRR comes from the coding sequence ATGAGCGCAGCCGCAGCAGAGACCGCCCCCGCGCGGCAGGCCGACCCGCCCGGACACCTGCGTCACCTCACCCGCGTCCCCGAGGCGTTCGGCGCGTTCTTCGGCGCGATCGGCGCCCTGTGCGTCATCCTCGCCTTCGTCCCGCCGCTGCGCCGCCTGCTGCGCCCGGCCGTCGACGTCCTCGACGCGCAGCTCATCCCGGTCAGCGCGAACCTCGCCTACGCGGTCTTCCTGTTCCTGCTGGCCGGCGCGACGGCCGCCCGCAAGAAGGTCGCCTGGTGGCTGGTCGTCGTCTATCTGGGCCTGCTCGCGGTGGGCGACGGTCTCGGGATCGCGTTCGGCGACTACGTCGAGTCGCTGCCCTCGCTGGTGATCTGCGGGCTCGCCCTCGTCGTCCTGATCCTCGCGCGCCGCGAGTTCTACGCCGCCTCCCGGCACGGGGCCGTGCGGCGCGCCGTCCTCGTCCTGCTGGTCGGCCTCGGGCTCGCGATCCTCGCGGGCTGGGGGCTCGTCGAGGTGTTCCACGGCACCCTGCCGCGCGGCCAGCGGCTCGCCTGGGCCGCCGACCGGGTGCTGGGTGGTCTGGTGTCCGGCGGCTCCTTCGACGGGCGTCCGCCGCGCGCCCTGTTCTTCCTCCTCGGCCTCTTCGGCGCCCTCGCCCTGCTGAACGCCGCCGCGACGCTGTTCCGCAGCCAGCGCATGGAGGCCGCCCTGCACGGCGACGAGGAGGCCCGCATCCGCGCCCTCCTGAAGCGCTACGGCGGCCAGGACTCCCTCGGCTACTTCGCCACCCGCCGTGACAAGGCCGTCGTCTTCTCGCCCAGCGGCAAGGCGGCCGTCACCTACCGCGTCGAGGCCGCCGTCTGCCTCGCCAGCGGCGACCCCGTCGGCGACCGGGAAGCCTGGCCGCACGCCATCGCCGCCTGGCTGGAGACCGCCCGCCGCCACGGCTGGACCCCCGCCGTCATGGGCGCCTCCGAGGACGGCGCCACCGCCTTCGCCCGCGCCGGCCTCGGCGCCCTCCAGCTCGGCGACGAGGCCATCCTCGACATCCCCTCCTTCGACCTCGGCGGACGCGACATGCGCGTCACCCGCCAGGCCGTCAACCGGGTCCGCCGCACCGGCGCCACCTGCCGGGTCCGCCGCCACTCCACCCTCACCGCCGAGGAGATGGACGAGGTCGTCGACCGCGCCGACGCCTGGCGCGACACCGAGACCGAACGCGGCTTCTCCATGGCCCTCGACCGGCTCGGCGACCCCGCCGACGGCGACTGCCTCCTCGTCGAGACCGTCGCCGCCGACGGCCGCCTCCTCGCCCTGCTCTCCTTCGTCCCCTGGGGCCCCGACGGCATCTCCCTCGACCTCATGCGCCGCGACCGCACGGCCCCCAACGGCGTCATGGAGTTCATGGTCGCCGAGGTCTGCGCCGCCGCCCCCAAGCTGGGCATCCGCCGTATCTCCCTCAACTTCGCGGTCTTCCGCTCGGTCTTCGAGGAGGGCGCCCGCATCGGCGCCGGGCCCGTGCTGCGGCTGTGGCGCCGGCTGCTGCTGTTCTTCTCCAAGTGGTGGCAACTGGAAGCCCTCTACCGCTCCAACGCCAAGTATCGGCCCGCCTGGTTCCCCCGCTTCCTGTGCTATGGCGACACCGGCGCCCTCGCCCGCGTCGGCCTCGCCTCCGGCATCGCCGAGGGCTTCGTCGTCGTCCCCTCCCTGCGCCGCCACCGCCTGAAGCACGCGGTGCGCCCCGCCTCCTCCACCGGCGACCTGCCGCCCCTGGAGGAGCTGACCGAGCCCGCCGAGCCGCGCGCCAAGGGCCCCTCCGACCAGGTCCGCGTCCGCCAGGAACACCTGAAACGGCTGTATGACGCCGGCACCGACCCCTACCCGGTCGGCGTCCCGGCCCCCACGCACGCCCTCGCGGACGTCCGGGACGGGGACGAGGTGACCGTCGCCGGACGTGTCCTGCGCGTGCGGGACTTCGGCGGGATCGTCTTCGTCACCCTCCGCGACTGGTCCGGCGACCACCAGCTCGCGCTGACCGACGCGCGCCGCTTCCGGGCCGACGTCGACCTCGGTGACCTCGTCACCGTCAGCGGGAGCGCCGGGCGCAGCGACAAGGGCGAACCGACCGTCTTCGTCGACGACTGGCAGCTCACCGGGAAGTGCCTGCGGCCCCTGCCCGACAAGCGGCGCGGGCTCACCGACCCCGAGGCGAAGGTGCGGCTGCGGGCCCTCGACCTCGTCACCAGCCCCACCGCCCGCGACACCGTCCGCGCCCGCTCCGCCGCCGTCCAGGCGCTGCGGCAGGGCCTCCTCGACCGGGGGTACCTCGAAGTCGAGACGCCCATGCTCCAGCAGATCCACGGCGGCGCCAACGCGCGTCCGTTCACCACCCACATCAACGCCTACGACCTCGACCTGTACCTGCGGATCGCCCCCGAGCTGTACCTCAAACGGCTGTGCGTGGGCGGTCTGGAGAAGGTCTTCGAGATGGGCCGGACCTTCCGCAACGAAGGCGTCTCGCCCAAGCACAACCCCGAGTTCACGATGCTGGAGGCGTACCAGGCGTACGCCGACTACGACGTCATGCTCGACCTCACCCGCGAACTGATCCAGGGCGCCGCCCGCGCCGCCTTCGGCACCCCGCTCGTCCGCAAGGGCGGGCAGGAGTACGACATCTCCGGGCCGTGGCCCGTCAAGACCGTCTACGGGGCGATCTCCGAGGCGCTGGGGGAGGAGGTGAGCGCCGACACCGGACTCCCCGCACTGCGCCGGCTGTGCGACAAGGCCGCAGTGCCGTACGGGGACGGCGACGGGCGCGGCGACGTCGTGCTGGAGATGTACGAGCGGCTGGTGGAGGAGCGGACCCAGCTGCCGACGTTCTACAAGGACTTCCCCACGGACGTCTCCCCGCTCACCCGGCAGCACCGGGCCGATCCGCGCGTCGCCGAACGCTGGGACCTCGTCGCGTTCGGGACCGAACTCGGCACCGCCTACTCCGAGTTGACCGACCCCGTCGAGCAGCGGCGACGCCTCACCGAGCAGTCGCTGAAGGCCGCGGGGGGCGACCCCGAGGCGATGGAGCTCGACGAGGAGTTCCTGGAGGCGCTGGCCTACGCGATGCCGCCCACCGGCGGACTGGGGATCGGGGTGGACCGGCTGGTCATGTTCCTCACGGGGCTCACCATCCGCGAGACGCTGCCGTTCCCGCTGGTCCGTCGAAGATGA